The Halichondria panicea chromosome 17, odHalPani1.1, whole genome shotgun sequence DNA segment GAAATGACCAGGCGTGAGAGCTTCaattccatcatcatcattaggGAGTGGAATGAGAGGTCGACTATTGAGGCAAGCTTCAATTTGGGTCAAGAGGGTGGAAAGTTCTTCATACGTCAATTTTACATCACCTAGAATTCGTCTCAAATGAGTCTTTGTAGATTTGACTGCTGCTTCCCAGATGCCGCCAAAGTGAGGTGCGTGCTGGGGAATGAACTTCCAGGTAATCTTCTTAACACTGAGGTAGTGACTGACATTTTCTTGAGTGGATTGCATTTGCAGGAATTGGTAGAGATCTTTGAGTTCTCGAGCAGCTCCAACGAAGTTTGTGCCGTTATCACTCCAAATGAGCGAGGGGAGGCCGCGTCGAGAGATGAAGCGTTTCAGACACGCAATAAATGCGTCTGAGGTGAGGTCAGTTACTAATTCAAGATGGACTGCCTTCACTGTTAGAGAAACAAACACACAGATGTAGGCTTTGACTACTGTGGGTTTACGAACGTGTCCATATTTGATCATCAAAGGACCAGCATAGCATAGTCGACGCCGACTTTGTCAAAGACTGAGCCAGGTGTGATCCTTTCGATAGGGAGTTGTCCAAGCATCTGAGGTTTGGGTCTTGCTGTGTACCTGCGGCAAATAATGCATTTCCTAGCAACTGATCTGACTACTTTACGTCCACCAACAATGTGATAACGTCTGGATAGGGAGGCAGAGAGTAGAGTAGGACCTGCATGTAGTAGTCGCTGGTGTTCATGTCGTAATCAAGTGGGTGAGAGGATGTTTTCCATGTAAAATGGCTGGGTGTCGAGACTGATAGTTGGAGGTTTGAGAAAGTTGTTTTCTACCACCTACTCTGAGAATATCAGAATCATCAATAAATGGTTGCAGAGACATTAGTGAACTGGAGTTGGAGAGAGTTTGTTTTCTTTGGAGTGAATCCAGGGTCAGCTGCGAAGTGAGTTGCTTGAATAACCTTGATCCAGTAATTTTCTGCTGCTTGCAATTCAGTGGTTGTGAGATGAGTCTTGATCCGTTCTGCTATATTCTTGGTTTGAGAATTTCGATTGAAACGAATAGTCCAAGCAGTAACACGTTTCAAGGAGTCATAATTTGAAAATCGATCCATAGGGATGATGGGTGTGAGATCTTGAGTGAGTACAAGTAGTGACACTTCTTTTTCATCAATTTCAGGTTTGTTTGGAGGGAGAGGTAGTCTTTCAGGCCAATTAGTTGGTGGTTCTTTAAGCCAAGTGGGTCCATTCCACCAGAGAGAGTGGTCAAGGAGTTCTGAGGGGTAGAGTCCTCTTGAGACACAGTCAGCTGGGTTGTCAGCTGAGCGAACATGTCTCCATTTGTCAGGAGGGATGAGATCGACTATGGTTGAGATTCTGTTTCCAACATATGTCTTGTAGCGTCTAGGATTTCCATCCAGCCAATTTAGTACAATTGTGCTGTCGGTCCAGGCATGTGTGAGTGAGAGGGGAATATCGAGTACTTGTCTGATATGATGGATTAGTCGAGCCAGTAGTTGAGCTCCACAGAGCTCTAGGCGAGGGATAGTTAGCCGCTTGATGGGTGCCACCTTGCTCTTAGACATCACCAAAGCAATGTGGATACGATTAGAGGTGTCTGTGATGCGTAGATAGACTACAGCTGCATAAGCAAGTTCAGAAGCGTCCGAGAAACCATGGATTTCTGTTGAGAAGGGTTTAGACTTCTTGTCAAAGTATATAGCATCGGGGAATGGGTATCTGTGAGAGTAGGTGCAGTTCTGTTCTCCATTATAGCCAGGCATCATGGACATGTTCAGGCATGCACAGAGTCATCCCAGTCAACCTTTAGCTCCCATAGCTGCTGCATGAGAATCTTGGCCTTGATAGTAGAGGGAGAAAACCAACCTAGGGCATCAAAAGTCTTGGCAACATCTGAGACAAGACCACGTTTTGTCAGAGTTTCCAGTGGTGTAGGAGAAGGTACAGACAGTTTGAAACAATCCTTGGGAGCATTCCATTGAATTCCAAGTGTCTTTGTGTATTCTTCCGTCGAGGGCATTTCTTGAATAGACTTGGGGTCTTTGAGGTTTGCTGGCAAGTGCTGGATAGCTCGTAGATCACTAGAGTTCCACTTTCTTAGAAGAAATCCTCCTGCAGAGAATAAGTCCTGGAGTTGCCGTTGAAGCTCAATAGCTTCTTGAACAGTATCAGCTCCTGTGAGTCCATCATCAACATAGAATGAAGTGTCCACGCTCTTGGCTGCAAGTAGGTATTCCATAGCGTGGTCGATAGCATTTTGCTTGACAGCCATGTTAGCTGCAAATGAGGAAGCAGATACTCCGAAGGTGATGCGAGTTATCCTGTAGTCAAGCAGAGGGTTGTTCCGCCGCACAAAGCGATGGAGATCGCGATCAGCAGTGGTTAGTTCGACAACCCGATACATTTTGCTAACGTCTGTGGTGAGAGCAATTCGATGTGTACGGAATCGAAGGAGAACATCAATAAGAGGGGGGTGAATGGTAGGTCCGACAAGCAGGCTGTCATTGAGTGAGATACCATTGCTCGATTTGGCAGAGGCGTCAAATACAACTCTGAGTTTTGTTGTCGTACTTTCTTCTTTTCGGACAGCATGCATGGGCAAATAGAACGTTTCTTGAGAGGGTTTGTGCATGTCTGCTTCTGGTACACATTCAGCGTGTTTGAGATCCATGTATTCGTTCATGACAGTAGCAAATTCATCAAATTGATCCTTTGAGTGGAGAGATCGctcgagagagagagagaggaatCGGTGTACAGCAGATGATCTTGACTCTCCAAGAGGTTTTGTCCGAGGGTTTTTTGGAAGTGGTACGACAAATCTaccatcttctcttttcttgtGGGTTTTAGCAAAATGATGAACAACAGAGCGTTCTTCTGGTGAGTGATTTGAGACATCTCTTGGGCATTCTTCAATTTCCCAGAACTTGCGGAGAATGTCGTCACCAGAGAGTGTGATTGCATGGTTATAGCTGCAACATTTGAGGGGACTTTGAGATTGTCTGTTTTGCCAGTGAGTACCCGTCCAAACTTAGTTTCAAAGGCAGTAGGTGTACCAGGGGGTCCATTCCGCCGGCCTTGCAACAGCACATCAGCGTAGACGTCTACTCCCAGGAGTATGTCAATTTTGTTAGGTTGGCCGAAGTCGGGATCTGCAAGGTGTAGATCGTTGAGGTGACTTCATTTGGCATTTAAGTGAACAGATTGAGTGGATAGATCACAGGTGACACGTGGGACAACAATTGCAGATATTTGAAGCCTTTCAACGGGTGGGCACAGAGTTGAGATTGAGAATGTGGCAACTGATTGCAAGGGAGATCCGCGAGACATACCAGTGATGCCAGAGATGCGAATGTTCTGAGTTAACAATGGTAGTTGGAGAGATTGAGCCAATCGCTCGGATATGAATGAAGTGGAAGAGCCTGAGTCAAGTAGACCGTGTGCTCGGACACAAGTGCCATCGGGTGCGTTTACAAACATTTGACAAGTCATGAGTAGTGTAGTTCCAGAGCCAGACTGAGTATAACTTGAGACCATTGGTGCTACTGCTCTAGCAGAAGATTCGGTAGAGGGAGGCTCTGACTGTTCTTTGTTTTCTGCAGACTCACGGTGAAGCAACGTGTGATGTGGTTTCTGGCATTTCCTGCAACGATTGTTGCTTCCGCAATTCTTTGAGAAGTGACCTGGTTTGAGACAATTAAGACATACATTGCTTGAGCGGACAGTGGACAACATCTTGTCGTGAGGGAGCAACTTGAACTGCGGACAAGCATACAAGGGATGTTTCTGAGTCTTATACATATCGAACAATTAGGTGCATCTGGCGATTGTGAATTCGCCACAAAGGAGGCTGCTGATTTGGGAAATGGTTTCCGTATCTGGTGATCATGTCTTCTAGGTTCACTTGAGCAGGTTTCTGAGGCTTGGGCACGAAGGTCAAGAAACTTGAGCAAATCATCGTAGTGAGGTGTTTTCTTGGAGTCTTGGCTAGCCTTTTGCCATTCAAACATAGTGTCCTTGTCAAGTTTCAATTCCAACAGGGCAGTGATGAAGGAGCCAGTGGGTTCTTCGTCCATAGCTTTGAGTGCTCGCAGATGCTGTTGAACAGTGTCATGGAAACGTCTGAGTTCTTTGCCTGATCCATCCTTTAAGCTTGGTACATCATATATTTTCCTGACGTGAGTTTGGTGTATGATACGTGGTTGATCATATCGAGCTTTGAGAGAGTCAATGGCTTCTTTGTACTGATTGCCTGAGTGTGACAGACCTTCAATTACATGCTTGGCTGAACCGTCTTTTAGAGAGTGATGGAGGTATACTAATTTCTCGGTATCAGAGATGTGAGGTTGTTCATCAACTGCAATGCCAAATTGCTCCCAAAAGGTTTGCCAATGTAGCATTTTGCCATCGAATGTAGGAATATCGATTTTTGGTAGTTTAACACTGTGGGTTTCTGGGATGGCGGTAGAGTGTTCCTTTGAGCTTGAGCTTGAGAAGAGTAGTTTCTTAACTTTGACTGCCATACCAAATATGTTGTCTTCCTGCTTCTGTGTGTTGCTCATGAGTGGATCTGAAGTGTCAGCAGTTATAGCGAGAATCTCGTTCCTGAGTTCAGAGAGTTCTTTCTTTAGGTCAGCCAGGTGTTCTTGGTACAGTGAGATGAGGTGAATCTCGTTACCATCATCTTTGAGATCATCAATATTTTTGTTAAGCCTTGCTTGGAATTGTGTCGAGCATCGCTCGAGGATGCCGCGATTTGGGAGAGAATGAGTATCAACAGCAGGGGTAGATGGAGCGAGAGTTGGAGTGGTGGATCTGGCAAGATCCATTACCGTTTGGATTCTGAGACTGAGATCAGCTATATCATCATCATGTTGGTCAAGGGTTTCTTGCTCTGTGGTAAGCTGACCTTCATCTTCAATGACATCGAGGATTGCGAAGTGATGGGTCTTGTAGACACTGTCCAGATTCTCAAGACGTTTAGAGAGTTGTTGTGCATGAGCTACGATTGTTGGGTTGGGTTCTTTGTCTTCCAGCTCAGCCACCTTGGTAGCTAGTTTTGTGATGCTGGCCTTAATTGCACCTCTTCTTCTCTTGAGAGCTGGTAATTGAGACATGGTTAATCAAAGTCAAATTCGACCACAACTATTTTGTGGTATAAAGTGTTCAATTTGCAAAAGTGTCGTGCCGATAATTGTGTACCTTTGTGCAGCAGATACAACGATGCTTGCACCTTTGTGCAGTAGAGTCAATGAGCGCGCACCCTTGTGCGGAATATACAACAATTGTGCACCTTTGTACAATCGAGAGGTATCGTGCCTCTGTGGTAGGGAATCGGCAAGTGAGCACCTTTGTGCAACGTTGCGAGGTTCGTTCGTGCACCTTTGTACAGGCGATTAAGTGGACTGTATTCGGGTTTCTGTGTGAGCGCAAGAAAGGAGCCAGTCGTCAACCATTGATCCGTGGAGTAGTTATCCGGTTCAAAGGACCAAATAATGTTGAGCTCTTATCTTGGTGTAGAGGGattctagacaggctagacaaaTTAGCTAGAGACAGGCTCCTAGCTACAGGCAACAACAACTAGTTATagacaaattgacttcacaGTGTAGCTTAACCAAATTCTTAGATTGAGAAGCAAAACATCAACTGACAATACAGGGTAAAACGAAGTTAAAGTGAAGTGAGGCAAAAAAGGTAAACAAAACCTTAAATACGTGGAGCAGGGCCCCAGAGGCTCGCACAACAACAAAGGGAGGAAGTGGAGCATCAACAATGAGAATCAACATCAACATCAAATCATGGTTAAGGTAGTAGTAAATATTACATAACGTAAGGTGTTAATAAGGTTCTAATTTAAAGTAAGGTACATTGAGCGTGAACAATAATGTGTA contains these protein-coding regions:
- the LOC135351398 gene encoding uncharacterized protein LOC135351398, translated to MIKYGHVRKPTVVKAYICVFVSLTVKAVHLELVTDLTSDAFIACLKRFISRRGLPSLIWSDNGTNFVGAARELKDLYQFLQMQSTQENVSHYLSVKKITWKFIPQHAPHFGGIWEAAVKSTKTHLRRILGDVKLTYEELSTLLTQIEACLNSRPLIPLPNDDDGIEALTPGHFLIGKPLTALPEVTPTGYTSLLKRWQLCKSLLRHFWKRWSLENISNLDALTNGGTPLETFNLVI
- the LOC135350851 gene encoding uncharacterized protein LOC135350851, whose product is MSMMPGYNGEQNCTYSHRYPFPDAIYFDKKSKPFSTEIHGFSDASELAYAAVVYLRITDTSNRIHIALVMSKSKVAPIKRLTIPRLELCGAQLLARLIHHIRQVLDIPLSLTHAWTDSTIVLNWLDGNPRRYKTYVGNRISTIVDLIPPDKWRHVRSADNPADCVSRGLYPSELLDHSLWWNGPTWLKEPPTNWPERLPLPPNKPEIDEKEVSLLVLTQDLTPIIPMDRFSNYDSLKRVTAWTIRFNRNSQTKNIAERIKTHLTTTELQAAENYWIKVIQATHFAADPGFTPKKTNSLQLQFTNVSATIY
- the LOC135350852 gene encoding uncharacterized protein LOC135350852, which produces MNEYMDLKHAECVPEADMHKPSQETFYLPMHAVRKEESTTTKLRVVFDASAKSSNGISLNDSLLVGPTIHPPLIDVLLRFRTHRIALTTDVSKMYRVVELTTADRDLHRFVRRNNPLLDYRITRITFGVSASSFAANMAVKQNAIDHAMEYLLAAKSVDTSFYVDDGLTGADTVQEAIELQRQLQDLFSAGGFLLRKWNSSDLRAIQHLPANLKDPKSIQEMPSTEEYTKTLGIQWNAPKDCFKLSVPSPTPLETLTKRGLVSDVAKTFDALGWFSPSTIKAKILMQQLWELKVDWDDSVHA
- the LOC135351400 gene encoding uncharacterized protein LOC135351400, whose amino-acid sequence is MSQLPALKRRRGAIKASITKLATKVAELEDKEPNPTIVAHAQQLSKRLENLDSVYKTHHFAILDVIEDEGQLTTEQETLDQHDDDIADLSLRIQTVMDLARSTTPTLAPSTPAVDTHSLPNRGILERCSTQFQARLNKNIDDLKDDGNEIHLISLYQEHLADLKKELSELRNEILAITADTSDPLMSNTQKQEDNIFGMAVKVKKLLFSSSSSKEHSTAIPETHSVKLPKIDIPTFDGKMLHWQTFWEQFGIAVDEQPHISDTEKLVYLHHSLKDGSAKHVIEGLSHSGNQYKEAIDSLKARYDQPRIIHQTHVRKIYDVPSLKDGSGKELRRFHDTVQQHLRALKAMDEEPTGSFITALLELKLDKDTMFEWQKASQDSKKTPHYDDLLKFLDLRAQASETCSSEPRRHDHQIRKPFPKSAASFVANSQSPDAPNCSICIRLRNIPCMLVRSSSCSLTTRCCPLSAQAMYVLIVSNQVTSQRIAEATIVAGNARNHITRCFTVSLQKTKNSQSLPLPNLLLEQ